The proteins below come from a single Zea mays cultivar B73 chromosome 8, Zm-B73-REFERENCE-NAM-5.0, whole genome shotgun sequence genomic window:
- the LOC103636863 gene encoding armadillo repeat-containing protein 7: MEQILLGRSDVAGWGAFIKNPVNKNDYLGEYTGASCPAGRSGTPRDQYLQDLVTQFQNATNEESKEKIVANLANFAYDPFNYAFMRQVVLELFLDCITEPNEKLVEFGIGGICNSCEDPANSLIITQSGGIPLVVQCLWSLVRNTISISEAIVISS; this comes from the exons ATGGAGCAGATTTTGTTAGGAAGATCTGATGTTGCAGGTTGGGGTGCATTCATTAAG AATCCTGTAAATAAAAATGATTATCTTGGAGAATATACTG GTGCTTCTTGTCCCGCCGGCCGTTCTGGCACTCCGCGAGACCAGTACCTTCAG GATCTCGTGACCCAGTTCCAGAACGCCACAAATGAAG AATCTAAGGAGAAGATTGTTGCTAACCTGGCAAATTTTGCTTATGACCCTTTTAATTATGCCTTCATGCGCCAGGTTGTTCTTGAGTTATTCTTGGACTGCATTACAGAGCCAAATGAAAAGCTTGTCGAGTTTGGCATTGGTGGAATATGTAACTCCTGTGAAG ATCctgcaaattctttaatcattactCAGAGTGGTGGAATCCCGTTGGTTGTACAATGCTTATGGAGCCTAGTGCGGAATACTATAAGCATTTCTGAAGCTATAGTGATCAGCTCTTGA